The Planctomicrobium piriforme genome includes a window with the following:
- a CDS encoding KpsF/GutQ family sugar-phosphate isomerase → MSSAAQRLIPFSQFERLRSGREIIRQEAEALLDLVKRLDTGFCLAVQTLLDCPGSVIVCGMGKAGLIGQKITATLSSTGTRSHFLHPAEAVHGDLGCLHANDVLLALSNSGETEELLQILATVKEIGAKIVSITGSEQNSLALRSDVVIEIGRLREACPWGLAPSTTTTAMLAVGDALALVVAQARGFSPAHFARFHPGGSLGQKLKPVTEIMRPREQLRIASVHASVREVITGTARPGRRTGAVLLVDDDQALAGIFTDSDLARLLETRRDNGLDEPIGHVMTANPLTVRAGAVLADVIDLLAERKISELPVVNEDRQPIGLIDITDVIGWLPKESGE, encoded by the coding sequence GTGAGTTCTGCAGCCCAGCGCCTCATTCCCTTTTCACAATTCGAGCGTCTGCGTTCCGGTCGGGAGATCATCCGACAGGAGGCCGAAGCGTTGCTCGACCTCGTGAAACGGCTCGATACCGGTTTCTGCCTGGCCGTGCAGACGCTGCTCGATTGCCCTGGCAGCGTCATCGTCTGCGGCATGGGCAAAGCAGGACTGATCGGCCAGAAGATCACCGCCACCTTGTCATCGACTGGCACGCGATCACACTTCCTCCATCCAGCTGAAGCGGTCCATGGCGACCTGGGTTGCCTGCATGCCAACGACGTGTTGCTGGCATTATCGAATAGCGGCGAAACAGAAGAGTTGCTGCAGATCCTGGCCACGGTCAAAGAGATCGGTGCGAAGATCGTCTCCATCACTGGCAGCGAACAGAACTCGCTCGCCCTGCGATCTGACGTGGTCATCGAAATCGGCCGCCTGCGCGAAGCCTGCCCTTGGGGACTCGCCCCCAGCACGACCACGACAGCCATGCTTGCCGTTGGCGATGCCCTAGCACTGGTAGTCGCTCAAGCCCGCGGATTCAGCCCGGCGCACTTTGCCCGTTTTCACCCCGGCGGCAGCCTCGGCCAGAAGCTGAAGCCGGTCACTGAGATTATGCGTCCCCGCGAACAACTCCGCATTGCCTCGGTCCACGCCAGTGTGCGCGAAGTCATTACCGGCACCGCTCGACCTGGCCGCAGAACCGGGGCAGTGCTGCTGGTCGATGACGATCAGGCACTTGCCGGGATCTTCACCGACAGCGACCTCGCCCGACTGCTGGAAACGCGGCGCGATAACGGCCTCGATGAACCGATCGGCCATGTCATGACCGCCAATCCGCTCACCGTTCGCGCCGGCGCTGTCTTGGCAGATGTGATCGATCTGCTAGCCGAACGCAAAATCAGCGAACTGCCGGTGGTGAACGAAGATCGTCAGCCCATCGGCCTGATCGACATCACCGATGTCATCGGCTGGCTCCCCAAGGAATCGGGAGAATGA
- a CDS encoding OprO/OprP family phosphate-selective porin codes for MKPDYTIRLRGRIDTDAIWSSQSPANLATFGDLQDVVGLRRARIGIEGELGRDARYVAEIDLPTGTIVPRDIYLALGDPQGGVEGQFGHFREPFSLEGGTSARYFAFMERSPVNMLDPARNWGVGLFHENLTANSAWGLGVFHAGTDTADFQGGDGSTVGLTSRFTMALVNEGDGERLLHLGLALSERVPENGVIVINQQPRSSLLELADSSTSPFVPEIRIPATFQQLANLQLAAAQGPLWTQAEWYGSLIDQTGGGPVFFHGCHVDGGYFLTGEHRAYNSSSGTLGAVRVNRPLLCSSHEDERRRGWGAWELTARFTYLDFVDADTPAGPGGQPLGIQLPLSTFGANWYLSDRVRVMFNYSYAVSDDAGAGSSTANIFATRLGVFW; via the coding sequence TTGAAACCAGACTATACAATTCGGCTGCGAGGCCGGATTGATACGGATGCCATCTGGTCGAGTCAAAGCCCCGCGAACCTGGCAACGTTCGGCGATCTGCAGGATGTGGTGGGCTTGCGACGTGCGCGCATCGGCATCGAAGGCGAACTCGGCCGCGACGCCCGATATGTCGCGGAAATCGACCTGCCGACGGGGACCATCGTCCCTCGCGATATCTATCTCGCCCTGGGAGATCCGCAAGGAGGTGTGGAAGGACAGTTCGGCCACTTTCGCGAGCCTTTCAGCCTGGAAGGGGGCACAAGCGCCCGGTACTTCGCATTCATGGAACGCTCGCCGGTCAACATGCTCGATCCGGCCCGAAACTGGGGCGTCGGGCTCTTTCACGAAAACCTGACCGCGAACTCGGCCTGGGGACTGGGAGTCTTCCACGCAGGCACCGATACGGCGGATTTTCAAGGCGGAGACGGCAGCACCGTCGGCCTGACCAGTCGCTTCACCATGGCGCTGGTGAATGAAGGAGACGGTGAACGGCTGCTGCACCTGGGGCTTGCTCTTTCCGAGCGAGTGCCCGAGAACGGCGTCATCGTTATCAATCAGCAGCCGCGCTCCTCATTGCTGGAACTCGCGGATTCCTCGACCTCTCCGTTCGTGCCGGAGATTCGGATACCGGCCACGTTTCAGCAACTCGCCAATCTTCAATTGGCGGCCGCACAAGGGCCGTTGTGGACTCAAGCAGAATGGTATGGATCGCTGATCGATCAGACGGGCGGCGGGCCGGTGTTTTTTCACGGCTGCCATGTCGATGGCGGATACTTCCTCACCGGCGAACATCGCGCCTACAACTCGTCGAGCGGCACGCTCGGGGCCGTTCGCGTCAACCGTCCGCTCCTCTGCAGTTCCCACGAGGATGAACGCCGGCGCGGCTGGGGAGCATGGGAACTGACCGCACGCTTCACATATCTTGACTTTGTCGATGCCGACACCCCCGCGGGCCCAGGCGGCCAACCTCTGGGCATCCAGTTACCGCTGTCGACATTCGGCGCGAACTGGTACTTGTCGGATCGAGTGCGCGTGATGTTCAACTATTCATATGCCGTGTCGGATGACGCCGGCGCCGGCAGCAGCACCGCCAACATCTTTGCCACGCGTTTGGGCGTGTTCTGGTAG
- a CDS encoding serine/threonine-protein kinase, protein MSSDRPQNNQTPPAEATVAFDGQIETAMPLQTILDASGDGVGAHEEDRSDKKLRAPKRIASYEILDEIGRGGMGVVYKAQDLRLKRVVALKVILAGGHAGEVELARFQIEAEAVARLKHLNFVQIYEVGSDEGLPFLVLEYCPGGSLEDRIVQSPPSPREAAELVAKLAEAMDHAHGAGVIHRDLKPGNVLFDENGEPRITDFGLAKRVGEDDSHTKTVSVMGSLGYMSPEQASGNTRDATPAVDIYALGAILYRLLTGRIPFEGTSTAESLQLVINGIPVPVRRLKPSCPRDLETICLKCLEKSPDHRYRTAGELADDLRRFLRGEPITARSATPLEQLVSWARRNPLPTTLAIGGVAMLAILAGAMAWTTYRNYEIIETIQHQEMRIQELRGQILYLDEVLTNSCSLAATTGEPRWEARYRQVLPELDSAIKQALELVPAAQSEMSGVDAANAALVRLEEQAFGLVRQQQLTNAWELLNSDEYRRNKRDYAEGLASFSSLLKTHSEAVIQQAHDEAMQFLIAAISMAALVVGILIVGCYSMFRTLRRQPA, encoded by the coding sequence ATGTCATCTGACCGACCTCAAAACAATCAAACCCCGCCTGCCGAAGCGACGGTGGCCTTCGACGGTCAGATCGAGACGGCAATGCCGCTGCAAACGATTCTGGACGCCTCCGGCGACGGCGTTGGAGCGCACGAAGAAGATCGATCTGACAAGAAGCTGAGAGCCCCCAAGCGAATCGCATCCTACGAAATCCTGGATGAGATCGGTCGCGGAGGCATGGGGGTCGTCTACAAAGCGCAAGACCTGCGGCTCAAGCGGGTCGTTGCGCTGAAGGTCATTCTCGCTGGCGGTCACGCTGGGGAAGTCGAACTGGCGCGATTTCAGATCGAAGCCGAGGCGGTTGCCCGTCTCAAGCATCTAAATTTCGTTCAGATCTACGAAGTGGGCTCGGATGAGGGGCTGCCGTTTCTGGTGCTGGAATACTGCCCCGGCGGCAGTCTGGAAGATCGCATTGTGCAGTCGCCGCCCAGTCCACGGGAAGCTGCAGAACTCGTCGCCAAACTGGCCGAGGCCATGGACCACGCGCATGGTGCTGGCGTGATCCATCGGGATCTGAAGCCGGGCAACGTGCTGTTCGACGAGAACGGCGAACCGAGAATCACGGACTTCGGGTTGGCGAAGAGAGTCGGTGAGGACGATAGCCACACCAAAACCGTCTCCGTGATGGGCAGCCTTGGGTACATGTCCCCCGAGCAGGCGAGCGGCAATACCCGCGATGCCACGCCGGCGGTCGACATCTATGCCCTCGGTGCGATTCTCTACCGTCTCCTGACAGGCAGAATTCCTTTTGAAGGGACATCAACCGCCGAGTCGCTGCAACTGGTCATCAACGGCATCCCGGTGCCGGTTCGACGCCTGAAGCCCTCTTGCCCGCGCGATCTGGAAACCATTTGCCTGAAGTGTCTGGAAAAGTCACCCGACCACCGTTACCGGACGGCCGGTGAACTGGCCGACGATTTGCGGCGTTTCCTGCGGGGCGAGCCAATCACAGCCCGCTCGGCGACGCCGCTGGAGCAACTCGTCAGTTGGGCACGACGCAACCCGCTGCCGACAACTCTCGCCATCGGGGGAGTCGCCATGCTCGCGATCCTGGCCGGCGCGATGGCCTGGACCACTTACCGCAACTACGAAATCATCGAAACCATCCAGCATCAGGAAATGCGGATCCAGGAGCTACGGGGACAGATCTTATATCTCGATGAAGTGCTGACGAATTCCTGCTCGCTCGCGGCGACCACCGGCGAGCCGCGCTGGGAAGCCCGGTATCGACAAGTCTTGCCTGAACTCGATTCCGCGATCAAGCAGGCATTGGAGCTCGTGCCCGCCGCGCAATCAGAAATGTCTGGCGTCGACGCCGCCAATGCGGCCCTCGTCCGCTTGGAAGAACAGGCATTCGGCCTGGTTCGCCAACAGCAACTGACCAATGCCTGGGAACTCTTGAATAGCGACGAGTACCGTCGCAACAAACGAGATTACGCCGAAGGCCTCGCCTCGTTCTCCAGCCTGCTGAAAACGCATTCGGAAGCAGTCATTCAGCAGGCCCATGATGAGGCCATGCAATTCCTGATCGCCGCCATCAGCATGGCGGCCCTGGTTGTCGGTATTCTGATCGTCGGCTGCTACAGCATGTTTCGCACACTACGACGACAGCCCGCGTGA
- a CDS encoding transporter: MDSLLDGWLLLRRLLGVSVAVLCLICPARGQAAEELFIDRPIDWLLPADSPNEANDEEEPLETDRDSFTPATTVVGRSRFLFETSYSFIDNRSTANSHSFPESLLRYGITDRIELRLGWNYEIGGGGSVSGTDAPGDDETVPGTIDEANILYGLKASLTEQNLWIPQSAVIVQATTPTAGPETPTQLVAGYVCGWKFANDWTLDSAIRYGAASEEGDSFNQWAPSIVLKVPVHEHWNIHAEYFGIFTDNSAKNQSAQYFSPGIHYLISSNIEIGCRVGWGLTNDSANFFSNVGLGVRF; encoded by the coding sequence ATGGACTCTCTGCTCGATGGATGGCTGCTGCTCCGGAGACTGCTGGGCGTCTCTGTCGCTGTGCTCTGCCTGATCTGCCCGGCGCGCGGCCAGGCTGCGGAAGAGCTGTTCATCGACAGGCCGATTGATTGGCTGCTGCCTGCGGACAGCCCGAACGAAGCTAATGACGAGGAAGAACCCCTCGAAACCGACCGGGACTCGTTTACACCCGCGACGACGGTAGTCGGGCGCAGCCGTTTCCTCTTCGAAACGTCGTATTCGTTCATCGACAACCGGAGCACGGCCAACTCGCACAGCTTTCCCGAATCGCTCTTGCGGTACGGCATCACCGACAGAATTGAGCTGCGGCTGGGATGGAATTACGAGATCGGCGGCGGCGGATCGGTCAGCGGAACGGATGCGCCCGGCGACGACGAAACGGTGCCTGGCACAATTGATGAAGCCAACATTCTCTACGGCCTGAAAGCGTCCCTGACGGAACAGAATCTCTGGATTCCTCAGAGCGCCGTGATCGTGCAGGCGACGACCCCCACGGCGGGACCGGAGACCCCCACGCAGTTGGTGGCCGGGTATGTCTGCGGATGGAAGTTCGCCAACGACTGGACGCTGGACTCGGCGATCCGCTACGGGGCCGCATCGGAAGAAGGGGACTCATTCAATCAATGGGCGCCCTCGATTGTGCTCAAAGTCCCGGTGCATGAACACTGGAACATCCATGCCGAATACTTCGGCATCTTCACCGACAACAGCGCCAAGAATCAGTCTGCCCAGTATTTCAGCCCCGGCATCCATTACCTGATCTCGTCCAATATCGAAATTGGCTGCCGAGTGGGCTGGGGCCTGACGAACGACTCGGCGAATTTCTTTTCGAACGTCGGTCTGGGCGTTCGGTTCTGA
- a CDS encoding arylsulfatase, translating to MKWCVACLTAAVALSSATTSAQTQQKKPNILVIWGDDIGTWNISHNSRGMMGYTTPNIDRLAKEGVAFTDYYGQQSCTAGRAAFISGSVPVRSGMTKVGLPGAKEGWQKTDVTMATVLKSLGYSTGQFGKNHQGDLDEHLPTMHGFDEYFGSLYHLNASEEPENLDYPKNPEFVKKFGPRGVLKCRADGKGGQSVEDTGPLTKKRMETIDEETLAAAKDFITRQNKAGQPFFCWWNATRMHFRTHVKAEHRGQSGQDEYSDGMVEHDLQVGDLLKLIDDLGLAKDTIVQYSTDNGPHFNAWPDAGTTPFRGEKNSNWEGAYRVPCFVRWPGHFPEGVTLNGIVAHEDWLPTFAAAAGDSQLTEKLKQGVELNGRKYRNYIDGHNQLDYLSGKVKKSPRDEFIYVNDDGQVVAMRYSDWKVTFLENRGEAFGVWREPFTELRVPLLFNLRRDPFEKSQHNSNTYNDWFLDRPFVIVPMQAMAAKFLMTMKDYPPSQSPGSFNLSKIEEKLKEAGGGN from the coding sequence ATGAAATGGTGCGTCGCCTGCCTGACGGCGGCAGTCGCGCTGAGCAGCGCGACGACTTCTGCCCAGACGCAACAAAAGAAACCCAATATCCTCGTCATCTGGGGTGATGATATTGGCACCTGGAACATCAGCCACAACAGCCGCGGCATGATGGGGTACACGACTCCCAACATTGATCGCCTCGCCAAGGAAGGAGTGGCGTTCACTGACTACTACGGACAGCAAAGTTGCACGGCGGGGAGAGCCGCTTTTATCAGCGGCAGCGTTCCGGTGCGGAGCGGCATGACCAAGGTCGGCCTTCCGGGGGCGAAAGAAGGCTGGCAGAAGACTGACGTCACCATGGCGACTGTTCTGAAGAGCCTCGGCTATTCGACGGGTCAGTTCGGCAAGAACCATCAGGGGGATCTCGACGAACATCTGCCGACAATGCATGGGTTCGACGAGTATTTCGGCAGCCTGTATCACCTCAATGCGTCTGAAGAACCGGAGAACCTCGACTATCCCAAGAACCCCGAATTCGTGAAAAAATTCGGTCCGCGCGGAGTTCTCAAATGCCGGGCCGACGGCAAAGGCGGCCAGTCGGTCGAAGACACGGGACCGCTGACCAAAAAGCGGATGGAAACGATCGATGAAGAAACTCTGGCCGCCGCCAAAGACTTCATCACGCGACAAAACAAGGCCGGCCAGCCATTCTTCTGCTGGTGGAACGCCACGCGAATGCACTTCCGCACGCATGTGAAGGCCGAACACCGCGGTCAATCCGGGCAGGACGAATACAGCGACGGCATGGTCGAACACGATCTGCAGGTCGGTGATCTGCTCAAGCTGATCGATGACCTCGGCCTCGCTAAAGACACCATCGTGCAGTATTCGACCGATAACGGACCGCACTTCAACGCCTGGCCGGATGCCGGCACGACTCCTTTCCGCGGCGAGAAAAATTCCAACTGGGAAGGAGCTTATCGCGTTCCCTGCTTCGTGCGCTGGCCGGGGCATTTTCCCGAAGGCGTAACCCTCAATGGCATCGTCGCACACGAAGACTGGCTGCCGACGTTCGCTGCCGCTGCAGGCGACTCGCAGTTAACTGAGAAGCTCAAACAAGGGGTTGAGCTCAACGGTCGTAAATATCGGAATTACATCGACGGACATAATCAGCTCGACTATCTCAGCGGCAAGGTGAAGAAGTCCCCGCGCGACGAGTTCATTTACGTCAATGACGACGGTCAGGTCGTGGCCATGCGCTACAGCGACTGGAAAGTCACTTTCCTGGAGAACCGCGGCGAGGCATTTGGGGTTTGGCGCGAGCCGTTTACCGAGTTGCGGGTGCCGCTGCTCTTTAATCTTCGCCGCGATCCGTTCGAGAAGTCGCAGCACAACTCGAATACCTATAACGACTGGTTCCTCGATCGTCCCTTCGTGATCGTGCCGATGCAGGCGATGGCGGCAAAGTTCCTCATGACCATGAAGGACTATCCCCCCAGTCAATCGCCAGGTTCTTTCAACTTGTCGAAGATCGAAGAGAAGCTGAAGGAAGCCGGCGGCGGTAATTGA
- a CDS encoding DUF1559 domain-containing protein, which yields MHEFTLRRFLKIRSGLSGRQARSSRRRTGYPAFTLIELLVVIAIIAILIALLLPAVQQAREAARRSQCKNNLKQLGLALHNYHETFNTFPFATENPGANGFSVPYRTNHTGFLMLLPYFDQATLYNQFNFNAATGLYTGSANCGTSGTGVLVGPQADVEANIRLGSTVLTALLCPSDAGARTYISNCVSRGGGGSYVSGGSPASLAPQPSTAKASYGFSAAAVCSQADGGNGDGVSNGSTLWNAEPGTIRGMFGANSNCNLRDILDGSSNTAAMIETTLNVSVSVHEPSVWVAPGWANFGVNMQHPIVGINEFRCCRYDATPFTSTNPGRFGINGNGGYPGSSHVGGAHAVMGDGAVRFISQNIGLQTRQYLARIADGQILGEF from the coding sequence ATGCACGAGTTTACGCTGCGCCGATTTCTCAAGATTCGGTCCGGTCTGTCCGGCCGACAAGCTCGCTCTTCCAGGCGGCGGACAGGTTACCCCGCATTCACGTTGATCGAACTGCTGGTGGTGATCGCGATCATCGCCATTCTCATCGCCCTGCTCCTGCCGGCTGTGCAGCAGGCCCGCGAAGCGGCCCGTCGGTCACAATGCAAAAACAACCTGAAGCAATTGGGCCTGGCCCTGCACAACTATCACGAAACGTTTAACACGTTCCCGTTCGCGACTGAGAACCCGGGGGCCAACGGATTTTCAGTGCCATACAGGACGAATCACACCGGCTTTCTCATGCTGCTTCCCTACTTCGATCAGGCGACACTCTATAATCAGTTTAATTTCAATGCTGCGACTGGTTTGTACACGGGCAGTGCGAACTGTGGGACGTCTGGAACCGGGGTGCTGGTAGGACCTCAAGCAGATGTCGAAGCCAATATTCGTCTTGGCTCTACCGTCCTGACGGCCCTGCTTTGCCCTTCCGATGCCGGGGCTAGAACATACATCAGCAACTGTGTCTCACGCGGCGGCGGTGGGAGCTATGTGAGCGGAGGATCACCGGCGTCACTCGCCCCGCAACCCAGTACGGCCAAGGCGAGCTATGGTTTTAGTGCGGCTGCCGTCTGTAGTCAGGCCGATGGTGGTAATGGCGACGGTGTGAGCAATGGTTCGACTCTTTGGAATGCCGAGCCAGGGACAATCAGGGGCATGTTTGGAGCCAATTCGAATTGTAATCTCCGCGACATTCTCGATGGGAGCTCCAACACCGCTGCCATGATTGAAACGACTTTGAATGTCTCTGTCTCCGTCCATGAGCCGTCTGTTTGGGTCGCGCCGGGCTGGGCCAACTTCGGGGTCAACATGCAGCACCCGATTGTGGGGATTAACGAATTTCGCTGCTGTCGGTATGATGCCACTCCGTTTACCTCTACCAACCCCGGACGGTTTGGCATCAACGGCAACGGCGGCTACCCCGGTAGTTCACATGTCGGCGGCGCGCATGCTGTGATGGGAGACGGCGCTGTCCGCTTCATCTCACAGAACATTGGCCTGCAGACGCGCCAATATCTGGCTCGCATTGCCGACGGACAGATTCTCGGGGAGTTTTAG
- a CDS encoding DUF1254 domain-containing protein, with translation MKPLFAVVALCGFIVSHSQAQDKLTPQAAVEIATEAYIYGYSLITTEVTRVQMSNAPKIEGFSGPMGQFVNVKRYPPADYRGVSAPNADTLYSVTWLDLAEPQVFSHPDMGKRFYLFELVDLWMTAFNSPGSRTQGGDAANYLFTGPDWKGEVPAGMKHIPVATRYMVILGRTYADGTEKDYEAVNALQAQYKITPLSAWGKTYVYKAPPVNPNPGFSMTDKPQQAILDLGTEGYFNLMAQLMGSSAPPAKADAPILARMAKIGIVPGKPFEMSKLEPAVQAALQDLPKTALEKIGAGKSSLGEVKNGWLITKGLGEYGTDYMKRAVVAAFGWPANREKDAVYPYTETDSDGKTLTGASKYTLTFPQGQTPPVNGFWSITMYEIDQGWWFVLNPLNKFTVSLRNNPQLNTDGSLTLYFQNESPGKEKEANWLPAPKGPFILMMRMYGPKETTPSILNGSWTPPVVKKSE, from the coding sequence ATGAAACCACTGTTTGCCGTCGTCGCCCTGTGCGGATTTATCGTCTCCCATTCCCAGGCCCAGGACAAGCTGACTCCCCAGGCAGCCGTCGAAATCGCGACCGAGGCCTACATCTACGGCTACTCGCTCATCACGACGGAAGTGACGCGGGTGCAGATGTCGAACGCGCCGAAGATCGAGGGATTCAGCGGGCCGATGGGGCAGTTCGTGAACGTCAAGCGTTACCCGCCTGCCGACTATCGCGGAGTCTCCGCCCCGAATGCCGATACTTTGTACTCGGTGACCTGGCTCGATCTGGCCGAACCGCAGGTCTTCAGCCACCCGGACATGGGAAAGCGATTTTACCTGTTTGAGCTGGTCGATCTGTGGATGACCGCGTTCAACTCGCCGGGCTCGCGGACCCAGGGAGGAGACGCTGCGAACTATCTGTTCACAGGGCCGGATTGGAAGGGGGAAGTCCCCGCAGGCATGAAACACATTCCAGTCGCCACGCGCTACATGGTGATCCTCGGCCGTACTTACGCAGATGGCACTGAAAAGGACTACGAAGCGGTCAACGCGCTGCAGGCTCAGTACAAAATCACGCCGCTATCCGCCTGGGGGAAGACCTACGTCTACAAGGCTCCGCCGGTGAATCCGAATCCCGGTTTCAGCATGACCGACAAGCCGCAGCAGGCGATTCTCGACCTGGGGACGGAGGGGTACTTCAACCTGATGGCCCAATTGATGGGCAGCTCGGCTCCTCCAGCAAAGGCCGATGCCCCCATCCTCGCCCGCATGGCAAAGATTGGGATCGTCCCCGGCAAGCCGTTCGAAATGTCCAAACTCGAGCCTGCCGTTCAGGCCGCGCTCCAGGATCTCCCCAAGACGGCGCTCGAAAAGATCGGCGCCGGCAAGAGCAGCCTGGGCGAAGTCAAGAATGGCTGGTTGATCACCAAGGGCTTGGGTGAGTATGGAACAGACTATATGAAACGTGCCGTCGTAGCCGCGTTCGGCTGGCCGGCCAACCGTGAGAAGGACGCCGTCTATCCTTACACCGAAACCGACAGCGACGGCAAAACGCTCACCGGGGCGAGCAAGTACACGCTCACGTTTCCTCAGGGACAAACCCCGCCGGTGAATGGCTTCTGGTCGATCACGATGTATGAAATCGATCAGGGCTGGTGGTTTGTTCTAAATCCATTGAACAAGTTCACCGTCAGCCTGCGAAACAACCCTCAGCTCAACACAGACGGCTCGCTGACGCTGTACTTCCAGAATGAGTCGCCAGGCAAGGAGAAAGAAGCCAACTGGCTGCCTGCCCCCAAAGGACCGTTCATTCTGATGATGCGGATGTACGGCCCTAAGGAGACGACCCCATCCATCCTGAATGGATCATGGACTCCGCCGGTGGTGAAAAAGTCGGAGTAA
- a CDS encoding imm11 family protein has protein sequence MTQVKAIYKLESISDNPKFEGFGMGEQPSLMGRRDRYDDLRTEYDSKAKEWKTSRLAEIWEPLRVLGRVRPFNDFPCVMDIPAFSVRAVEVLRDILEPNGELLPLDTSVGSYYLFNCMTVADIIDFERSKIDFLNKQTILDIDHLEVYEDRLDGLSIFQMRKYPNRCLVTDSVARRIREAKLEGFEFQKMWPLPTDVYWMMHRKDPRCHDELTAQPATESRPIKGNTVVLRLALEGVIPSVVEEARFETIADELDALLVNPHRNAKYFGNLEITEFVPGEARFFLSCPDADELAKKLKPWAKTLDWPGEKWLLKRYGEFVEIEATEKAVEL, from the coding sequence ATGACGCAGGTAAAGGCGATTTACAAACTAGAGTCCATCTCAGATAACCCCAAATTTGAGGGTTTTGGGATGGGTGAGCAGCCGTCGTTGATGGGACGGCGTGATCGATATGACGATCTCCGCACGGAATATGACTCCAAAGCAAAAGAGTGGAAGACGTCCCGCCTTGCCGAAATTTGGGAACCACTCCGTGTCCTGGGGCGAGTGCGACCGTTCAACGATTTTCCCTGCGTCATGGATATTCCCGCATTCAGCGTGAGAGCAGTGGAAGTCCTGCGAGACATTTTAGAGCCGAACGGCGAGCTACTGCCATTGGACACCAGCGTCGGCTCATATTACCTCTTCAACTGCATGACAGTAGCAGACATCATCGACTTCGAGCGCTCTAAAATTGATTTCCTTAACAAGCAGACAATCCTGGACATCGATCATCTGGAAGTGTATGAAGATCGCCTCGATGGATTATCTATTTTCCAAATGCGCAAATATCCCAATAGGTGCTTGGTTACCGATTCGGTCGCGCGGCGGATTCGCGAAGCCAAATTGGAGGGCTTTGAGTTTCAAAAAATGTGGCCGTTGCCGACCGATGTGTATTGGATGATGCATCGCAAGGATCCCCGATGCCACGACGAGCTGACCGCACAGCCGGCGACCGAATCGCGGCCGATCAAGGGCAATACCGTGGTCCTCCGATTGGCCCTTGAAGGAGTAATTCCGTCTGTTGTCGAGGAAGCACGATTCGAAACGATCGCCGATGAATTGGACGCATTGCTTGTCAATCCGCACAGGAACGCGAAGTACTTTGGCAACCTGGAAATTACGGAATTCGTGCCCGGAGAAGCTCGCTTTTTCCTGAGCTGCCCAGATGCTGACGAGCTCGCGAAGAAACTCAAGCCTTGGGCAAAAACATTAGATTGGCCCGGTGAGAAATGGCTGTTAAAGCGTTATGGAGAATTCGTCGAGATCGAAGCAACGGAAAAGGCAGTAGAACTTTAA
- a CDS encoding toxin-antitoxin system YwqK family antitoxin codes for MRIRTRFPILTTLVVSGCVLYSSAGSGCLPQAGFFSPTQRVDLPDGAWEIRSVLPGGIQHGTTTTYHPDGNRIYEIEYRWGQHIEATQFLPNGNRALHIHQDETGVTRYDFYDEQGLFIRRE; via the coding sequence ATGCGAATCAGAACCCGCTTTCCCATTTTGACCACATTGGTCGTCTCAGGCTGCGTGCTCTACTCCTCGGCGGGCAGCGGCTGTCTGCCGCAGGCCGGCTTCTTCTCACCGACCCAGCGGGTCGACCTGCCGGACGGGGCCTGGGAAATCCGCAGCGTGTTGCCGGGCGGCATTCAACACGGAACCACGACCACATACCACCCCGACGGCAACCGGATCTACGAGATCGAATACCGCTGGGGACAGCACATCGAAGCGACTCAATTCCTGCCCAACGGCAACCGCGCTCTCCATATCCACCAGGACGAGACAGGCGTGACCCGTTACGACTTCTACGATGAACAGGGCTTGTTCATTCGCCGGGAGTAG